The Gammaproteobacteria bacterium genome has a segment encoding these proteins:
- a CDS encoding ribose-phosphate pyrophosphokinase: MAILSGNSNPGLAQRIARHLTQPLGKAHVGRFSDGEISVEVLDNVRGRDVYIVQSTCPPVNDHIMELLVLADACRRASAARITAVIPYMGYSRQDRRTRAARVPITARLVAGLVIEAGINRVLTVDLHADQIQGFFSIPVDNVYSSPVLLGDLWRQKYNDLVVVSPDVGGVVRARAFAKRIDNADLAIIDKRRPQPNVSEVMNIIGEVEGKTCVLIDDMVDTAGTLCQAAGALKEHGAERVLAYVTHPILSGKAVERIAGSTLDELVVTDTIPLGPAAAACSRIRQLGVAELLAETMRRICLDESVSSLYVD; encoded by the coding sequence ATGGCGATTCTCTCGGGCAACTCCAATCCGGGGCTCGCCCAGCGCATCGCGCGTCACCTCACGCAACCGCTCGGCAAAGCGCATGTCGGGCGTTTCTCCGACGGCGAGATCAGCGTCGAGGTCCTCGATAACGTGCGCGGCCGCGACGTCTACATCGTGCAATCGACCTGCCCGCCGGTGAACGACCACATCATGGAGTTGCTGGTGCTCGCCGACGCCTGCCGGCGTGCTTCGGCCGCGCGCATCACGGCGGTTATTCCCTACATGGGCTACTCGCGCCAGGATCGGCGCACCCGGGCGGCGCGGGTGCCGATCACCGCGCGCCTGGTGGCCGGGCTGGTCATCGAAGCCGGCATCAACCGCGTCCTGACGGTGGACCTGCATGCCGACCAGATCCAGGGTTTTTTCTCGATTCCGGTGGACAACGTGTATTCGTCGCCGGTGCTGCTCGGCGACCTGTGGCGGCAGAAGTACAACGATCTCGTGGTGGTCTCGCCGGACGTCGGTGGCGTGGTTCGCGCGCGCGCGTTCGCCAAGCGCATCGACAATGCCGATCTCGCCATCATCGACAAACGCCGTCCGCAGCCCAACGTCTCGGAGGTGATGAACATCATCGGCGAGGTCGAGGGCAAGACCTGCGTGCTGATCGACGACATGGTGGATACCGCCGGCACGCTGTGCCAGGCTGCCGGTGCACTGAAGGAGCACGGCGCCGAACGGGTGCTTGCTTATGTCACCCACCCGATACTCTCCGGCAAGGCGGTCGAGCGCATCGCCGGCTCGACGCTCGACGAGCTGGTGGTCACCGACACCATCCCGCTCGGCCCGGCCGCGGCCGCCTGCTCCCGCATTCGCCAGCTCGGTGTGGCGGAATTGCTCGCCGAGACCATGCGCCGGATCTGCCTGGACGAGTCGGTCAGCTCCCTCTACGTTGACTGA
- the lolB gene encoding lipoprotein insertase outer membrane protein LolB: protein MRRPAVAMACALAVVALLDACTLRREEPAPAVDWDARRTRLLSLDAWLARGRIAVKADAGSGQGDLRWEQHGASARIRVSGPFGAGAYDIRWDPARLSVSSRNGEFSRDYTGPDAAGQFLAEQLGWAFPAGSVRYWLLGLSDPQFPAGETRASGGQPELIEQNGWTIRFEAFEDQSGTPMPRRLTLASDAARVRLIVDHWCLEAHCLAR, encoded by the coding sequence ATGCGCAGACCTGCGGTGGCGATGGCGTGTGCGCTCGCGGTGGTCGCGCTGCTCGATGCCTGCACGCTGCGCCGGGAAGAACCGGCCCCGGCGGTGGACTGGGACGCGCGGCGCACGCGGCTGCTCTCGCTCGATGCCTGGCTCGCGCGCGGCCGGATCGCGGTCAAGGCCGATGCGGGCAGCGGCCAGGGCGACCTGCGCTGGGAGCAGCACGGCGCCAGCGCACGCATTCGCGTCAGCGGCCCATTCGGAGCCGGTGCGTACGACATCCGCTGGGATCCGGCCCGACTCAGTGTCAGCAGCCGCAACGGCGAGTTCTCGCGTGACTATACCGGCCCGGACGCGGCCGGGCAGTTCCTCGCCGAACAGCTCGGCTGGGCGTTCCCGGCCGGAAGCGTCCGTTACTGGCTGCTCGGTTTGTCCGACCCGCAATTCCCGGCCGGTGAGACACGCGCGAGCGGCGGCCAGCCCGAACTCATCGAGCAGAACGGCTGGACCATCCGCTTCGAGGCGTTCGAGGACCAGTCGGGCACGCCCATGCCGCGGCGACTGACGCTGGCGAGCGACGCGGCCCGCGTGCGCCTGATCGTGGACCACTGGTGTCTCGAAGCGCACTGCCTCGCGCGTTGA
- a CDS encoding tetratricopeptide repeat protein — MCSVTTGRQGRSCRPTPAGLPLSGRDALFQHMTRSLAVAVLVVVLSACAASGPATDAQDAHYVPGTGYHMVMAEIAAQRSEYAIAVEEYLHAAERSPDPELSQRAAAFAFEFGYDAAALRAARRWAQLAPDDASAHLYVTRLLIRRNDVAGALVAAGKALGDPAQRRADDYLLLADELAQEDNARAVTQLLTRLSATAPASPQLDLAIARAAYGSGDFDLALESAYAVLAGENAADLAADASLLVVRALMGQGEEAAAFEHMARLLESAPSLAFELENARLLAAARRHEEALREIDLLQERVGPQPAIRRLRALVSFDAGDGPTAWAECGELLREGEFVDECLFYLGVIAEQQGQPQQAVELYSRVPDGAYRLPAELALLRIVEAHDGADAALRQIEEFAGSYPRLGFETDRLRAGVLQRAGRYEEARVLLDQALTFRPYDRELLLARGTLLEQMGKLEPAIADMSAAVAIAPDDAVALNALGYTLANKTRRIDEAYRLIRRAIEREPDNAAILDSYGWVHYRLGRLAEARSYLQLAYSRFPDPEVAAHLGEVLWQQGDRAKARAIWQEALERAPDNAPLIETMARFPD, encoded by the coding sequence ATGTGCAGTGTCACTACCGGCCGCCAGGGCCGCAGTTGCAGGCCCACGCCCGCGGGCCTGCCCTTGTCGGGCCGGGATGCCCTGTTCCAGCACATGACCCGGAGCCTCGCCGTCGCGGTTCTGGTCGTGGTGTTGTCCGCATGCGCCGCGAGCGGGCCGGCGACCGATGCGCAGGATGCGCATTACGTGCCGGGCACCGGTTACCACATGGTCATGGCCGAGATCGCCGCGCAACGCAGCGAGTACGCCATCGCCGTGGAGGAATATCTCCATGCGGCCGAGCGCAGCCCGGACCCCGAGCTGTCACAGCGAGCCGCGGCATTCGCCTTCGAGTTCGGTTACGACGCGGCGGCGCTGCGCGCGGCCCGGCGCTGGGCGCAGCTCGCGCCGGATGATGCCTCGGCGCATCTGTATGTCACCCGGCTGCTGATCCGTCGCAATGATGTGGCCGGAGCGCTCGTCGCGGCCGGCAAGGCGCTCGGCGATCCCGCGCAACGCCGTGCGGACGACTACCTGCTGCTGGCCGACGAACTTGCGCAGGAGGACAACGCTCGCGCAGTGACGCAATTGCTGACCCGCCTGTCCGCAACCGCCCCGGCTTCGCCGCAGCTCGACCTCGCCATCGCACGGGCCGCGTATGGTTCGGGAGATTTCGATCTGGCGCTGGAATCCGCCTACGCGGTGCTAGCCGGCGAGAACGCCGCCGATCTGGCCGCGGACGCCAGCCTGCTCGTGGTCCGGGCGCTGATGGGGCAGGGCGAGGAAGCGGCGGCCTTCGAACACATGGCGCGGCTGCTCGAATCCGCGCCATCGCTGGCGTTCGAGCTGGAGAACGCCCGGCTGCTGGCCGCCGCCCGGCGTCACGAGGAGGCCCTGCGGGAGATCGACCTGCTCCAGGAACGCGTTGGGCCACAGCCCGCCATCCGGCGGCTGCGCGCCCTGGTGAGCTTCGATGCCGGTGACGGGCCGACGGCGTGGGCGGAGTGCGGCGAACTGCTGCGCGAGGGCGAATTCGTCGATGAGTGCCTGTTCTACCTCGGCGTCATCGCCGAGCAGCAGGGTCAGCCGCAACAGGCGGTGGAGCTGTACTCCCGCGTGCCGGACGGTGCGTATCGCCTGCCGGCGGAGCTGGCGCTGCTGCGCATCGTGGAGGCCCATGACGGCGCGGATGCGGCCCTGCGCCAGATCGAGGAGTTCGCCGGGAGCTATCCGCGACTTGGCTTCGAGACGGACCGGCTGCGAGCCGGCGTGCTGCAGCGGGCCGGCCGCTACGAAGAGGCGCGGGTGCTGCTCGACCAGGCGCTCACCTTTCGGCCGTACGACAGGGAACTGCTGCTCGCGCGCGGTACGCTGCTCGAACAGATGGGCAAACTGGAGCCCGCCATCGCGGACATGAGCGCGGCGGTGGCGATCGCGCCGGACGACGCCGTCGCGCTCAACGCACTCGGTTACACGCTGGCCAACAAGACCCGGCGGATCGACGAGGCGTACCGGCTGATACGGCGCGCGATCGAGCGCGAGCCGGACAACGCCGCCATCCTCGACAGTTATGGCTGGGTGCATTACCGCCTGGGCCGGCTCGCGGAGGCGCGCAGTTACCTGCAACTGGCCTACTCGCGCTTTCCCGACCCGGAAGTGGCGGCCCACCTCGGCGAGGTGCTCTGGCAGCAGGGAGATCGGGCGAAGGCGCGCGCGATCTGGCAGGAGGCGCTCGAGCGGGCGCCCGACAACGCGCCGTTGATCGAAACCATGGCCCGCTTCCCGGACTGA
- the prfA gene encoding peptide chain release factor 1 yields MQKSILDKLEQMAGRFEELNALLADPAVIGVQRRFRELSKEHAQLQPLVALHTAWQRASADLAAAEDMRLEADPALRSLGEDEAEAVAARLSEIELQIRRHLIPRDPHDHSNIFLEIRAAAGGDEAALFAGDLFRMYSRYAERQGWSVEVLSRSAGEKGGYKEIISRVIGEGAYSRLKYESGAHRVQRVPATEAQGRIHTSTCTVAVLPEVEEVEEVRINPAEIREDTFRASGAGGQHVNKTDSAIRLTHLPTGIVVECQDERSQHKNRARARSLLQAKLLDQERQKQTREQAAQRKSLVGTGDRSERIRTYNFPQGRLTDHRINLTLYQLPDLIEGDLDPVIEPLLQEHQAEQLASLETASG; encoded by the coding sequence ATGCAGAAAAGCATACTGGACAAACTGGAGCAGATGGCCGGACGGTTCGAGGAGCTGAACGCGCTGCTCGCCGACCCGGCGGTCATCGGCGTGCAGCGCCGCTTCCGCGAGTTGTCGAAGGAACATGCGCAATTGCAGCCGCTGGTGGCACTGCACACCGCATGGCAGCGCGCCAGCGCCGACCTTGCCGCCGCCGAGGACATGCGTCTGGAGGCCGACCCGGCGCTGCGCTCGCTCGGCGAGGACGAAGCCGAAGCGGTGGCCGCGCGCCTGTCCGAAATCGAGCTGCAGATCCGCCGTCACCTCATCCCCAGGGATCCGCATGACCACAGCAACATCTTCCTGGAAATCCGCGCAGCCGCGGGCGGCGACGAGGCGGCGCTGTTCGCGGGCGACCTGTTCCGCATGTACTCGAGGTACGCGGAACGGCAGGGCTGGAGCGTGGAGGTGCTCTCGCGCAGCGCGGGCGAGAAAGGCGGATACAAGGAAATCATCAGCCGGGTGATCGGCGAGGGAGCCTATTCCCGGCTCAAGTACGAATCCGGCGCCCATCGCGTGCAGCGCGTGCCCGCCACCGAGGCACAGGGTCGCATCCACACCTCGACCTGCACCGTGGCGGTGCTGCCCGAGGTCGAGGAAGTCGAGGAAGTGCGCATCAACCCGGCCGAGATCCGCGAGGACACCTTCCGCGCCTCCGGCGCCGGCGGCCAGCACGTCAACAAGACGGATTCGGCCATCCGCCTCACGCACCTGCCGACCGGCATCGTGGTGGAGTGCCAGGACGAACGCTCCCAGCACAAGAACCGGGCGCGCGCCCGCTCGCTGCTGCAGGCGAAACTCCTCGACCAGGAGCGGCAGAAACAGACGCGCGAACAGGCCGCGCAGCGCAAGAGCCTGGTCGGCACCGGCGACCGCTCCGAGCGCATCCGCACCTACAACTTCCCGCAGGGCCGGCTGACCGACCACCGCATCAATCTCACCCTGTACCAGCTGCCCGACCTCATCGAGGGCGATCTCGACCCGGTCATCGAACCGCTGCTGCAGGAGCACCAGGCCGAGCAGCTCGCCTCGCTGGAGACCGCCTCTGGGTGA
- a CDS encoding di-heme oxidoredictase family protein translates to MSVGVRLAVMLAALLSATLATGADGYGRAAFADPREPPAVAPLPAPARARAEFGRMLFNTQWVPAGTPRAARRDGLGPSFNTASCDACHNNGARARPPLNAGPAPVTLAVRLARTADSNGTGDAEYGRILSPQALDGYAAEGTLIIDFVERTGRFADGEPWRLREPSYRVTGTAAAELAPDTVIRPRLAPAVFGTGLLERIPEADIVAVAALQAARAGVAGVVARPAGADGIGRLGWQAAAVSLRAQTATALALEMGLSSHAEPADDCTAAQRACRAAPAGGTPEVSDGFLDALVEFQRALAVPLAVPADGMDARGAALFAAAACDGCHQPAQRAALDDGTIVEIRPYTDLLLHDLGDGLADRTVDGSVVPTRWRTAPLWGLGHAPRPASELALLHDGRARSVSEAILWHDGEARAARLAFEQLPAAERQLLARWVLAR, encoded by the coding sequence GTGAGCGTCGGCGTGCGGCTGGCCGTGATGCTGGCGGCGCTGCTCAGCGCCACGCTGGCAACTGGTGCCGACGGCTACGGCCGCGCAGCGTTCGCAGATCCGCGTGAACCGCCGGCCGTCGCGCCGCTGCCTGCCCCCGCGCGTGCCCGGGCCGAGTTCGGCCGCATGTTGTTCAACACGCAGTGGGTGCCAGCGGGTACGCCCCGGGCCGCACGCCGCGATGGCCTTGGACCTTCGTTCAACACCGCCAGCTGCGACGCCTGCCACAACAATGGTGCCCGGGCACGACCGCCCCTCAACGCGGGGCCCGCGCCGGTTACGCTGGCGGTCCGGCTCGCGCGAACCGCGGACAGCAACGGCACGGGCGACGCAGAGTATGGCCGCATCCTCTCGCCGCAGGCGCTCGACGGTTACGCAGCCGAAGGCACGTTGATCATAGATTTCGTTGAGCGCACCGGCCGATTCGCCGACGGCGAGCCCTGGAGACTGCGCGAGCCGAGCTACCGAGTGACCGGTACCGCCGCCGCAGAGCTCGCGCCAGACACAGTGATCCGGCCGCGGCTTGCGCCGGCCGTATTCGGCACCGGCCTTCTCGAACGCATCCCGGAAGCGGACATCGTCGCGGTCGCCGCACTCCAGGCGGCGCGCGCGGGCGTCGCCGGAGTCGTGGCACGACCGGCCGGCGCTGACGGTATCGGCCGTCTTGGATGGCAGGCCGCCGCGGTTTCGCTGCGTGCGCAGACCGCAACTGCGCTCGCGCTCGAGATGGGTCTCAGCAGCCACGCGGAGCCCGCGGACGATTGCACGGCGGCTCAGCGCGCCTGCCGCGCGGCCCCCGCCGGCGGCACGCCGGAGGTGAGCGACGGGTTCCTCGATGCGCTCGTCGAGTTCCAGCGTGCGCTTGCGGTGCCGTTGGCCGTACCCGCTGATGGGATGGACGCCCGGGGTGCGGCGCTGTTTGCGGCCGCGGCGTGCGACGGTTGCCATCAGCCGGCGCAGCGGGCTGCGCTCGACGACGGCACGATCGTGGAGATCCGGCCCTACACCGATCTGCTGTTGCATGATCTCGGCGACGGGCTTGCGGACCGAACCGTGGACGGCAGCGTCGTGCCCACGCGCTGGCGCACGGCGCCGCTCTGGGGCCTGGGACACGCACCGCGCCCGGCTTCCGAGCTCGCACTGCTGCACGACGGACGGGCACGCTCCGTAAGCGAGGCAATCCTGTGGCACGACGGCGAGGCGCGCGCCGCGCGTCTGGCCTTCGAGCAGCTGCCGGCCGCCGAGCGCCAGCTTCTGGCCCGGTGGGTTCTCGCGCGCTGA
- a CDS encoding TonB-dependent receptor has product MTLRDHVGVLGVFFWLMIITARVAAAAATDATQPALGTIEVIARHEVLPPLPTDVIAAAALESAGRRDLAQALDLVPALTVTRVGARNEALVQLRGYDSRQVPLFVDGIPVYVPYDGNIDLARLGVGDVEEIRVSKAGGSVLYGPNALGGAINVVTARPAPGLNWEGRAGVRYDDSMDLARRDVGGRASWRNGEWYLQAFAFLRDENFFRIPGGDFGSAEDGGRRENSASRDLNTRIQLGWQSESGAEWQLNYARLDGDKQTPPYAGTDPGVRPRFWRWPYYDKEDIYVIGALPVGDGLWLRARAYYDSFENALHSFDDATYTTQNRPYAFTSNYDDYTWGSSLEAELAPGEAAGVTRAVFHFKEDVHREFDDLDQPQERMEDRTWSVAVEHTHTLRDNLSASAGVGWNKLDTRRADDNINGTITPFPLDDDSAVNVTAGAAWNVAPDWTLDLNLARKTRFPTLKDRYSYRLGAALPNPELTAEEAEHVEVGATTRLGGAELHGALFASWLDDAIASVSLPPTACTSPPCFQLQNVGRQRRRGGELSATTTDVPVLGELRLGYSYVAVDNFEQPEVRAVFTPRHKVQLGMRTPLGERVALRFDFKAEDGRLSTSDGVRRTAGFGLLDVGVEVRMIAGLRLLVEAANLTDRLYAYDEGFPESGRNYAATLLWQPGS; this is encoded by the coding sequence GTGACGCTACGTGACCATGTCGGAGTGCTGGGGGTCTTTTTCTGGCTGATGATCATTACTGCCCGCGTGGCTGCGGCCGCCGCGACGGATGCGACGCAGCCTGCGCTCGGAACGATTGAGGTCATTGCGCGGCACGAAGTCCTGCCGCCGCTGCCGACGGACGTCATTGCGGCCGCGGCGCTGGAATCGGCGGGGCGGCGCGATCTGGCCCAGGCGCTCGACCTGGTGCCGGCGCTGACGGTGACGCGCGTTGGCGCGCGCAACGAGGCGCTGGTGCAGTTACGCGGTTACGACTCGCGGCAGGTGCCCCTGTTCGTGGACGGCATTCCGGTCTACGTGCCCTACGATGGCAATATCGACCTGGCCCGGCTCGGCGTCGGGGATGTCGAGGAGATCCGCGTGAGCAAGGCGGGCGGGTCGGTGTTGTACGGGCCGAACGCGCTCGGTGGTGCGATCAACGTGGTGACGGCACGGCCGGCGCCCGGCCTCAACTGGGAAGGGCGGGCCGGTGTGCGCTATGACGACAGCATGGACCTCGCGCGCCGCGACGTCGGCGGCCGTGCCAGCTGGCGCAACGGGGAGTGGTACCTGCAGGCTTTCGCGTTCCTGCGCGACGAGAATTTCTTCCGCATTCCAGGCGGCGACTTCGGTTCGGCCGAGGATGGCGGCCGGCGCGAGAACTCCGCCTCGCGCGATCTCAACACGCGCATTCAACTCGGCTGGCAGAGCGAGAGCGGCGCCGAGTGGCAGCTCAATTACGCGCGCCTCGATGGCGACAAGCAGACTCCACCCTACGCCGGCACGGACCCGGGGGTGCGGCCGCGTTTCTGGCGCTGGCCCTACTACGATAAAGAGGACATCTACGTCATCGGCGCGCTGCCGGTGGGCGACGGCCTGTGGCTGCGGGCGCGGGCGTACTACGACAGCTTCGAGAATGCGCTGCACTCCTTCGATGACGCGACCTACACCACCCAGAATCGCCCGTATGCATTCACCAGCAACTACGACGATTACACCTGGGGGAGCAGTCTCGAGGCCGAACTCGCTCCCGGTGAGGCGGCGGGTGTGACGCGTGCCGTCTTTCACTTCAAGGAGGACGTGCATCGCGAGTTCGACGATCTCGATCAGCCGCAGGAGCGGATGGAGGACCGGACCTGGTCGGTCGCCGTCGAGCACACGCATACCCTGCGCGATAACCTGAGCGCGAGTGCCGGAGTCGGCTGGAACAAGCTCGACACACGCCGGGCCGACGACAACATCAACGGGACGATCACACCGTTCCCGCTGGACGACGACTCCGCCGTGAATGTGACCGCCGGGGCAGCCTGGAACGTCGCCCCGGACTGGACGCTCGACCTCAATCTCGCCCGCAAGACGCGCTTCCCGACCCTGAAGGACCGCTATTCCTACCGCCTGGGCGCGGCGCTGCCCAATCCCGAGCTCACGGCCGAAGAGGCGGAGCACGTCGAGGTTGGGGCGACGACCCGGCTCGGCGGCGCCGAGCTGCATGGTGCGCTGTTCGCAAGCTGGCTCGACGATGCGATCGCGAGCGTGAGCCTGCCGCCGACCGCCTGCACCTCGCCCCCTTGCTTCCAGTTGCAGAACGTCGGCCGGCAGCGTCGCCGCGGCGGCGAGTTGTCCGCGACGACCACCGACGTGCCGGTGCTGGGCGAGCTGCGCCTCGGTTACTCCTACGTCGCGGTGGACAACTTCGAGCAGCCGGAGGTGCGCGCGGTGTTCACGCCGCGCCACAAGGTGCAGCTCGGCATGCGCACGCCGCTCGGCGAGCGCGTGGCGCTGCGCTTCGATTTCAAGGCGGAGGACGGCCGCTTGAGCACGAGCGACGGCGTCCGGCGGACAGCGGGTTTCGGACTGCTCGATGTCGGGGTGGAAGTGCGCATGATCGCCGGGCTGCGGCTGCTGGTGGAGGCGGCGAACCTGACCGATCGACTGTATGCCTACGACGAGGGCTTTCCGGAGTCCGGCCGCAACTATGCCGCGACGCTGCTGTGGCAGCCGGGTTCATGA
- a CDS encoding LysR family transcriptional regulator has translation MVTVRFRLDFAPGSSVGPGKIDLLAAIDAEGSLSAAARHIGMSYRRAWLLLDSLNRSFDKPVTTASVGGRGGGGVTLTPFGRDLVRNYREFGAAIAVLATRRWGRLKPPAQTSPSPPGSRRRLPARKP, from the coding sequence ATGGTCACCGTTCGCTTTCGTCTCGACTTCGCACCCGGCAGCTCGGTCGGTCCAGGCAAGATCGACCTGCTGGCGGCAATCGACGCCGAAGGCTCGCTGTCGGCCGCTGCACGTCACATCGGCATGAGTTATCGCCGCGCCTGGCTGTTGCTCGACAGCCTCAACCGAAGCTTCGACAAACCGGTCACCACCGCGAGCGTCGGCGGGCGCGGTGGCGGCGGAGTGACCCTGACGCCGTTCGGACGGGATCTGGTCCGCAACTACCGGGAATTCGGCGCGGCGATCGCCGTGCTGGCGACACGCCGCTGGGGCCGGCTGAAACCCCCGGCGCAAACCTCGCCGTCACCGCCGGGGAGCCGACGCCGCCTGCCTGCGCGCAAACCCTGA
- the modC gene encoding molybdenum ABC transporter ATP-binding protein — protein MAAGIEARFAIRHDGFALDANLRLPERGVTALFGPSGAGKTCCLRAIAGLDHVAGGFLSVNGEVWQDDARRYFLPPHRRAVGYVLQEPGLFPHLSVDGNLRYGERRARNEHAADRQRLIGLMGIGELLDRRPGRLSGGERQRVAIARALLRQPRLLLLDEPLAALDAARKAEIVPYLERLHRQLEIPAIYVSHQVDEVFRLADYLVVLGEGRVLASGPIAEVAARLDTSGRFADEAAVVITAVVAEHEPADHLTRLEFSGGSLHVSCRPEARGEAVRCRIQARDVSIALQQPTGISILNTIAATITAVADAPDPAQVLVRLDACGTALLARITRRSWRQLALAPGRQVWAQVKAVAVLG, from the coding sequence ATGGCGGCGGGTATCGAGGCGCGGTTCGCGATCCGCCATGACGGGTTCGCGCTCGATGCGAACCTGCGCCTGCCCGAACGGGGCGTGACGGCATTGTTCGGCCCCTCGGGCGCCGGCAAGACCTGTTGCCTGCGGGCGATCGCGGGCCTCGACCACGTGGCCGGCGGTTTTCTCTCGGTCAATGGCGAGGTCTGGCAGGACGACGCACGCCGGTACTTCCTGCCGCCGCACCGGCGCGCGGTCGGCTACGTGCTGCAGGAGCCCGGCCTGTTCCCGCACCTCTCGGTGGACGGCAACCTGCGCTACGGGGAACGCCGCGCACGAAACGAGCATGCGGCCGACCGGCAAAGGCTCATCGGGCTGATGGGGATCGGTGAACTGCTGGACCGCCGTCCGGGCCGGCTGTCGGGTGGCGAACGCCAGCGCGTGGCGATCGCCAGGGCGTTGCTGCGCCAGCCGCGCCTGTTGCTGCTCGACGAACCGCTGGCGGCGCTCGATGCCGCGCGCAAGGCGGAGATCGTCCCGTATCTCGAACGGCTGCACCGGCAACTCGAGATCCCCGCGATTTACGTCAGCCACCAGGTCGATGAGGTCTTCCGGCTCGCCGATTACCTCGTGGTGCTCGGCGAGGGTCGCGTGCTGGCGAGCGGACCCATCGCAGAGGTGGCCGCCCGGCTCGATACCTCCGGCCGGTTCGCCGACGAAGCGGCCGTCGTGATCACCGCCGTGGTTGCGGAGCATGAGCCTGCCGACCACCTCACGCGGCTGGAATTCTCCGGCGGCTCGCTCCACGTCTCCTGCCGCCCCGAGGCCCGCGGCGAAGCAGTGCGCTGCCGCATCCAGGCACGCGACGTCAGCATCGCCCTGCAGCAGCCGACCGGCATCAGCATTCTCAACACGATTGCCGCGACGATCACCGCAGTGGCCGATGCGCCGGATCCTGCGCAGGTACTCGTGCGCCTCGATGCGTGCGGCACGGCGTTGCTGGCGCGGATCACGCGCCGGTCATGGCGCCAGCTTGCGCTGGCGCCGGGCCGGCAGGTCTGGGCGCAGGTGAAGGCGGTCGCGGTGCTTGGCTGA
- the modB gene encoding molybdate ABC transporter permease subunit: MLTSADLAAISLSLRLAATVTLLLLLLGTPLAWWLARTRSWWKRPVTAVVALPLVLPPTVLGFYLLVAFGPFGLVGRLMDSIGLQLLPFTFTGLVVASMLYSLPFVVQPLQNAFEAIGERPLEVAATLGAGPLDRFFSVAVPLARRGFVTGGVLGFAHTIGEFGVVLMIGGNIPGETRVVSVQIYDYVEAFQYDQAHGLAAVLLASSFLTLLVLYAINPRPHGW, translated from the coding sequence ATGCTGACCAGTGCTGATCTCGCGGCGATCAGCTTGAGCCTGCGGCTGGCGGCCACCGTCACGCTGCTGCTGTTGCTGCTCGGCACCCCGCTCGCCTGGTGGCTGGCCCGGACGCGCTCGTGGTGGAAGCGTCCGGTGACCGCGGTGGTGGCGTTACCGTTGGTGCTGCCGCCGACGGTGCTGGGCTTTTACCTGCTGGTCGCCTTCGGGCCCTTCGGGTTGGTCGGGCGCCTGATGGATTCCATCGGCCTGCAATTGCTGCCCTTTACCTTCACGGGGCTGGTCGTCGCCTCCATGCTCTACTCGCTGCCGTTCGTGGTGCAGCCGCTGCAGAACGCGTTCGAGGCCATCGGCGAACGGCCGCTCGAGGTGGCCGCCACGCTGGGCGCCGGCCCGCTCGACCGGTTCTTCTCCGTGGCGGTGCCGCTCGCCCGGCGCGGCTTCGTCACCGGCGGCGTGCTCGGCTTCGCACACACGATCGGCGAGTTCGGCGTGGTGCTCATGATCGGCGGCAACATTCCCGGCGAGACGCGGGTGGTCTCGGTGCAGATCTACGACTACGTGGAGGCGTTCCAGTACGACCAGGCGCACGGGCTGGCGGCGGTGCTGCTGGCATCCTCCTTCCTGACGTTGCTGGTGTTGTACGCCATCAATCCGCGGCCGCACGGCTGGTGA
- the modA gene encoding molybdate ABC transporter substrate-binding protein encodes MPVEPASAVSRTRRAIVVACALLATLPSQAAGRLTLAAASNLKFAMDELVGEFRAAHPGERVEVVYGSSGKLHAQILNGAPFDLFFSADMALPQDLAARGLAASPVRRYAMGRLVIWSAANDAAKLSLADLAAPRFTRIAIANPAHAPYGQRAVEALRAAGVWETVEPRLVYGENVAQTAQFVESGNATAGIIPLSLARNPALAARGGYALVPDALHEPLAQGFIITQRAAGNALAAAFAQFVASDPARQVLIRYGFASAPVAADGG; translated from the coding sequence ATGCCGGTCGAACCTGCCAGTGCCGTTTCGCGTACGCGCCGGGCGATCGTCGTCGCGTGCGCGCTGCTCGCCACGCTGCCGTCGCAGGCGGCCGGCCGGCTCACCCTTGCCGCGGCATCGAACCTGAAGTTCGCCATGGACGAACTCGTCGGGGAGTTCCGGGCCGCGCATCCGGGCGAGCGCGTCGAGGTCGTCTATGGCTCCTCCGGCAAGCTCCACGCGCAGATTCTCAACGGCGCTCCGTTCGACCTGTTCTTCTCCGCGGACATGGCATTGCCGCAGGACCTTGCGGCGCGCGGTCTTGCAGCGTCGCCGGTGCGCCGGTATGCGATGGGGCGGCTCGTGATCTGGAGTGCGGCGAACGACGCGGCGAAGCTCTCGCTGGCAGACCTGGCCGCGCCACGGTTCACGCGCATCGCGATCGCGAATCCCGCTCACGCACCCTACGGCCAGCGGGCCGTGGAAGCCCTGCGGGCAGCGGGTGTGTGGGAGACGGTGGAGCCGCGGCTGGTGTACGGCGAGAACGTCGCACAGACGGCACAGTTCGTCGAGAGCGGGAATGCGACGGCCGGCATCATTCCGCTGTCGCTCGCCCGCAACCCGGCACTCGCGGCACGCGGCGGCTACGCGTTGGTCCCCGATGCCCTGCACGAACCGCTCGCGCAGGGCTTTATCATCACGCAGCGGGCCGCCGGCAACGCGCTGGCGGCGGCGTTTGCGCAGTTCGTGGCGTCGGATCCCGCCCGGCAGGTCCTGATCCGCTACGGCTTCGCGTCCGCGCCGGTGGCTGCTGACGGAGGTTGA